In a genomic window of Branchiostoma floridae strain S238N-H82 chromosome 19, Bfl_VNyyK, whole genome shotgun sequence:
- the LOC118406336 gene encoding uncharacterized protein LOC118406336, with the protein MSARKVGSSRSLFVSQAHNRQAALVLGRQIRVLEKNFQRRIRETDREKRNVNLEMTQTMMTTGYSAMGIQPTPQEEPEIVASLRRGISRMDFSLHNPPVRWALESPRSRLVAMSMDSSAKGFNSILGTTRPLRMFSAPPRIRTSRSSSPTSPATVNGQGSNNSLPAFANNKLSEEEEDATENDNRRKSTNQKQVTIRVITAPQRRLSVMTLRGGGAPAQRKDAIPGSAPVALPKREGSLSEQRAQLMQRRQSRPEQSLFSDSIGQNGTWAKRSVGRRTEMISPKSDLPLCSPRPGQPQLMCVKS; encoded by the coding sequence ATGAGTGCACGCAAGGTCGGATCCTCCCGTTCCCTCTTTGTATCTCAGGCTCACAACCGCCAGGCGGCGCTCGTTCTCGGTCGACAGATCAGAGTCCTGGAGAAGAACTTCCAGAGGAGGATCAGAGAAACCGACAGGGAGAAGCGAAACGTGAACCTGGAGATGACACAGACAATGATGACGACAGGTTACAGTGCGATGGGTATTCAGCCTACTCCCCAAGAAGAGCCGGAAATTGTTGCATCCCTTCGGCGGGGGATCAGTCGGATGGACTTCAGCCTACACAATCCCCCCGTGCGGTGGGCGCTGGAGAGCCCTCGGTCCCGCCTGGTGGCCATGAGCATGGATTCATCGGCTAAAGGATTCAACAGTATTCTGGGAACGACGCGCCCACTGCGCATGTTCAGTGCTCCTCCCCGCATACGAACCTCTCGTTCCTCCAGCCCGACAAGCCCTGCAACGGTAAACGGGCAAGGCTCAAACAATAGTCTCCCTGCTTTCGCAAACAACAAACTGAGCGAAGAGGAAGAAGACGCGACGGAGAACGACAACAGGAgaaaatcaaccaatcagaagcaGGTGACCATCCGCGTCATCACTGCACCACAGCGGAGACTCAGCGTCATGACCCTGCGCGGTGGCGGTGCGCCTGCGCAAAGAAAGGATGCTATCCCCGGCTCCGCCCCTGTGGCGTTACCAAAAAGGGAGGGTTCACTTAGTGAGCAGAGGGCTCAGCTTATGCAGAGAAGGCAGTCTCGACCTGAGCAAAGCTTATTCTCTGACAGTATCGGACAGAACGGGACCTGGGCGAAGAGATCTGTTGGTAGAAGGACTGAAATGATTTCTCCTAAAAGTGACCTTCCATTGTGTAGTCCCAGACCAGGGCAGCCCCAGCTGATGTGTGTAAAAAGTTAG